Proteins encoded by one window of Ruminococcaceae bacterium R-25:
- a CDS encoding agmatinase yields the protein MNKNVETFIGCDSGYEESGLVLFGAPFDSTTSFRPGARFGSAAIRHESFGLETYSPYQDKDLLDKKVFDAGDLELCFGSSEAALKDIEDKSREILNDNKLPILIGGEHLVTLGSVRAVFEKYPDLQIIHFDAHCDLRDDYLGAKLSHACVLRRCFELVGKGKIHQFCIRSGDREEFEFAKENTDMHKFNFDGLKEVCEELKKNNIPVYFTIDLDCMDPSVFCGTGTPEAGGVSFTELLNAILTVSETNIVAADINELAPMLDNSGASTATACKVLRELILSINS from the coding sequence GTGAATAAAAATGTAGAGACATTTATCGGTTGTGACAGCGGATACGAAGAATCAGGATTAGTCCTCTTCGGCGCGCCTTTTGATTCCACGACAAGCTTTCGCCCCGGCGCAAGATTCGGAAGCGCAGCTATCCGTCACGAGAGCTTTGGCCTTGAGACATACAGTCCTTACCAGGATAAGGACCTTTTGGATAAGAAAGTCTTTGACGCAGGCGATCTGGAGCTCTGCTTCGGTTCTTCTGAAGCAGCACTTAAAGATATCGAAGATAAGAGCCGTGAGATCTTAAACGACAACAAGCTCCCGATCCTTATCGGCGGAGAGCACCTGGTTACATTAGGCTCGGTAAGAGCTGTTTTCGAAAAGTATCCGGACCTTCAGATAATCCATTTCGACGCGCACTGCGATCTTAGAGATGACTATCTCGGCGCAAAGCTCAGCCATGCATGTGTCTTGAGAAGATGCTTTGAGCTTGTAGGTAAAGGTAAGATTCACCAGTTCTGCATCAGGAGCGGCGACAGAGAGGAATTTGAATTTGCAAAAGAAAATACGGACATGCACAAGTTCAATTTCGACGGCTTAAAGGAAGTGTGCGAAGAACTTAAGAAGAACAACATTCCCGTATATTTCACGATCGATCTCGACTGCATGGATCCTTCCGTATTCTGCGGAACGGGTACGCCTGAAGCAGGCGGCGTAAGCTTTACGGAGCTCCTTAACGCGATCCTCACAGTTTCAGAGACAAATATCGTGGCTGCTGATATCAACGAGCTCGCACCGATGTTGGATAACAGCGGTGCTTCAACAGCAACAGCCTGCAAAGTATTAAGAGAATTGATTCTTTCAATAAATTCATAA
- a CDS encoding carboxynorspermidine dehydrogenase, whose translation MSRVLVIGCGGVANVAIRKCCQADDVFTELCIASRTKSKCDALAEALKGKTKTVVTTAQVDADKVDELVELIKSYKPDLVMNIALPYQDLTIMDACLICGVNYMDTANYEPEDTDDPEWRAIYEKRCKEQGFSAYFDYSWQWAYREKFEKAGLTALLGCGFDPGVTQAYCAYAKKHEFDTIDTIDILDCNGGDHGYAFATNFNPEVNLREVSAPGSYIENGKWVEIPAMSIKREYDFDKVGQKDMYLLHHEELESLALNIPEVKRIRFFMTFGQSYLTHMKCLENVGMLSTTPINFEGHEIVPIKFLKALLPDPASLGPRTHGKTNIGCIFTGKKDGKDKTYYIYNVCDHQECYKEVESQAISYTTGVPAMCGAMMLLTGKWTEKGVHTVEEFDPDPFLDALDKYGLPRSENFAPVLVD comes from the coding sequence ATGAGCAGAGTATTAGTTATCGGATGTGGCGGAGTTGCCAATGTAGCTATCAGAAAATGCTGTCAGGCAGATGACGTTTTTACTGAACTTTGTATCGCTAGCCGTACAAAGTCCAAGTGCGATGCACTTGCAGAAGCACTCAAGGGCAAGACGAAGACTGTCGTTACAACAGCACAGGTCGACGCTGACAAGGTTGATGAGCTTGTCGAACTGATCAAGTCTTATAAGCCTGATCTCGTAATGAACATTGCGCTTCCTTATCAGGACCTTACTATCATGGACGCATGCCTTATCTGCGGCGTCAACTATATGGATACGGCAAATTACGAGCCTGAAGATACTGACGATCCCGAGTGGAGAGCTATCTATGAGAAGAGATGCAAGGAGCAGGGCTTCTCAGCTTACTTCGACTACAGCTGGCAGTGGGCATACAGAGAAAAGTTCGAAAAGGCAGGCCTTACAGCGCTTTTGGGCTGCGGCTTCGATCCCGGTGTAACCCAGGCTTACTGCGCTTATGCCAAGAAGCATGAATTCGATACGATTGACACGATCGATATTTTAGACTGCAACGGCGGCGACCACGGCTATGCATTTGCAACCAACTTCAACCCTGAAGTTAACCTCCGTGAGGTTTCCGCACCCGGAAGCTACATCGAGAACGGCAAGTGGGTCGAGATCCCTGCCATGAGCATCAAGAGAGAATACGATTTCGATAAAGTCGGCCAGAAGGATATGTACCTTCTCCACCACGAAGAGCTTGAGTCTCTTGCACTCAACATTCCTGAAGTTAAGAGGATCCGTTTCTTCATGACTTTCGGACAGAGCTATCTTACACACATGAAGTGTCTCGAAAACGTAGGCATGCTCTCAACAACACCTATTAACTTCGAGGGCCACGAGATCGTTCCTATCAAGTTCCTTAAGGCTTTGCTGCCTGATCCTGCAAGCCTCGGTCCCCGCACACACGGCAAGACAAACATCGGCTGCATCTTCACAGGCAAGAAGGACGGCAAGGACAAGACATATTACATCTACAATGTCTGTGATCACCAGGAATGCTATAAGGAAGTGGAGAGCCAGGCTATAAGCTACACAACAGGCGTTCCCGCTATGTGCGGCGCAATGATGCTCCTTACGGGCAAGTGGACAGAAAAGGGTGTTCACACAGTTGAAGAATTCGATCCGGATCCGTTCCTCGATGCTCTCGATAAGTACGGCCTTCCCAGAAGCGAGAACTTCGCACCTGTATTAGTGGATTAA